The nucleotide sequence CATATCCCCATGTCGCAACGATAGTTTCAGAACCCGATAGCGGCATCTATGATGCCATGAATAAGGGAATTAAACTGGCCACTGGAGATGTCATCGGCATATTGAATTCGGACGACTTCTACGCCGGCCTGGATACACTTGAGAAGGTCGCTCAGGTATTGTCGCAGGTCGGCATTGACTCCTGTTATGGCGATCTTGTCTATTTTGACCCGGCTGACACAGCGAGAATTGTGAGAAAGTGGAAGTCCGGTTATTATCATGACCGAAGGTTTCACTGGGGATGGATGCCTCCTCATCCGACCTTTTTTGTCCGGCGGTCCGTTTACGAGAAATACGGTGCCTTTAGACTAACCCTCGGCTCTGCCGCTGATTATGAGTTGATGCTTCGCCTCTTGGTCAAATGCAGGATCACCACTTCTTATATACCGGAGGTCCTTGTCAGGATGCGCGCAGGTGGAGTGAGCAACGTATCACTGAAGAACCGGCTAATGGCGAATCGAATGGACCGCCTCGCATGGGAGGTCAACGGATTACGACCTTATCCCTGGACAACATATCTTAAGCCGTTATCTAAGGTTATTCAGTTTTTGTGAAGAGAAAGAGATAGTTGGGAAGGAACACAGTAATGAAAGCATTCGAAGGAATCTCGATCAGCCCTGCGGGTTGGATGAAGGCGACATGTTATGCTGTCGTGCTGTTTCTCGTCTATTATACGGCTCTAAAGGAACTGTATTCTCAATGGTCGGGAGAGGAGTACTCATACTGCTGGTTTATTCCTTTCATTGTGCTCTACCTGATATGGGAAAAGCGGGCGGAGCTCGGCAGGCTCCCCTCCTCTCCTTCCTGGCAGGGGCTCGCGCTCCTCTGCATCGGTATCTTTCTTTTCTGGCTGGGTGAACTGGGGGGGGAGTACACTACGCTCTATGTGTCGCTCTGGTTTGTCATCATCGGGATTGTGTGGCTCCATATAGGCCGGGACAAGATGAAGAGCATTGCATTCCCGTTCGTGGTGATGCTTGCGATGTTCCCCCTGCCGACGTTTGTCTACACGCGCGTTACCCTATGGGCAAAGATGGTTTCGTCCCAGTTGGGCGCCTGGATGCTCCAGGCAGCAGGAATGCCCGTATATCGCGAGGGCAACATCATCGACCTCGGGTTCACCCGGCTTCAGGTCGTCGACGCCTGCAGCGGTCTCCGGTATATTGTGCCTATGATGCTCATCGGCCTCCTCATTGCATACTGGTTTAAGGGCCATATCTGGAAGAAAACGGCGCTGTTCCTTTTGTCCCTGCCGCTTTCGATCTTCATGAACA is from Thermodesulfovibrionales bacterium and encodes:
- a CDS encoding glycosyltransferase family 2 protein; the encoded protein is MHKISIITATLNSEATIGDCLASIHDQSIEVEHLIIDGGSTDSTLDIVKSYPHVATIVSEPDSGIYDAMNKGIKLATGDVIGILNSDDFYAGLDTLEKVAQVLSQVGIDSCYGDLVYFDPADTARIVRKWKSGYYHDRRFHWGWMPPHPTFFVRRSVYEKYGAFRLTLGSAADYELMLRLLVKCRITTSYIPEVLVRMRAGGVSNVSLKNRLMANRMDRLAWEVNGLRPYPWTTYLKPLSKVIQFL